One segment of Panicum virgatum strain AP13 chromosome 3K, P.virgatum_v5, whole genome shotgun sequence DNA contains the following:
- the LOC120699766 gene encoding uncharacterized protein LOC120699766, translating to MSIHSSRLQFDTLLYATKSNNSTLLILSVCSVLLYFCTTIFLVEFPWLVILSSNIMAEMLGSVVAEETLKQVMSVLIGKQSETAEQHVERLEMAQIKLEAAIETSRGWHIRDASLLRWRRKLKRAAQECDDTLRQCKQRAVEDEAREQEVRGASFPRRLAHAAKSLFRRDGSLAASSAAAVRRFEWLAGGAGEFLRFVELGGTPRRYAFVDPLIGHLLAGQELRYMIVRRSQYYFFCVRPIRLEDDDRGVEASLLFVYEDDEAPEKNLCLGSVLRL from the coding sequence ATGTCTATCCACAGTTCCAGACTTCAGTTCGATACTTTGTTGTATGCAACTAAATCAAATAACAGCACTTTGCTCATTCTCTCTGTGTGCAGTGTACTCCTGTACTTTTGTACTACCATCTTCCTAGTTGAGTTTCCTTGGCTGGTAATCCTGAGTAGCAATATAATGGCGGAAATGCTCGGTTCTGTGGTTGCGGAGGAGACACTGAAGCAGGTGATGTCCGTTCTGATCGGCAAGCAGAGCGAGACGGCGGAGCAGCACGTGGAGAGGCTGGAGATGGCGCAGATCAAGCTGGAGGCGGCGATCGAGACATCCCGCGGATGGCACATCAGGGACGCGTCGCTGCTACGCTGGCGGAGGAAGCTGAAGCGCGCGGCGCAGGAGTGCGACGACACGCTGCGCCAGTGCAAGCAGCGCGCCGTGGAAGATGAAGCCAGGGAGCAGGAGGTGCGCGGCGCCTCCTTCCCCAGGCGCCTGGCCCACGCCGCCAAGTCGCTCTTCCGCCGCGACGGCAGCCTTGCTGCTTCCAGCGCGGCCGCCGTCCGAAGGTTCgagtggctcgccggcggcgccggcgagttcCTGAGGTTCGTGGAGCTCGGCGGCACGCCGCGCCGGTACGCGTTCGTGGACCCTCTCATCGGGCACCTCCTCGCCGGCCAGGAGCTACGGTACATGATCGTCCGGAGAAGCCAGTACTATTTCTTCTGCGTGCGCCCCATTCGCCTGGAGGACGACGACCGCGGGGTGGAAGCCAGCCTCCTGTTCGTGTACGAAGACGACGAGGCGCCGGAGAAGAACCTCTGCCTGGGTTCCGTACTACGCCTCTGA